A genome region from Trichoderma asperellum chromosome 7, complete sequence includes the following:
- a CDS encoding uncharacterized protein (EggNog:ENOG41~TransMembrane:2 (i209-227o247-266i)) has translation MTGRKGQEQRSTGAGRQQFEFISVSGTNIRGNAETRRRVRSRAQADYRRRNPPPPRNALTVDLDVGSWLQALSREAATRPPHQGLESAGMQPVLQSTEMMQINTNEFGPISAENSASIFELVPADQRPRVRQLWNHLYGGCVVFKSMIEIGFFNLLQGSASLTQMLSSSAWHMKSSSTEDDESSIDYARYSLMATRALRRRLDDPVQRASLETITAILAFAAFANLTSNPQLINVHLDGLSHAISSVGGLAALRHLPVIQVMMYWIDVRGSYLQDRKPRYPQPYEILSTESKIRVAPMPTVEQLGSNGLLSQDPAVRHIFEAIQEVNSLINAEAYALGDAFWQSVLFPGFQLAPILYDLLSLPRVTHGMSSKILIRRECFRLAGILYISEVRAKFGMDNTGATSFAQKLLRSLKSPEMLSSWESDNFFLIWSLTIGSVSLCVPEALRLEFMDMLAERLTHSLPDVLPTASRLFI, from the exons ATGACAGGAAGAAAGG GTCAAGAGCAGCGCAGCACTGGCGCTGGCCGTCAACAGTTCGAGTTCATCTCTGTGTCTGGGACGAATATTCGCGGCAACGCAGAAACACGGCGGCGCGTGAGGAGTCGTGCGCAAGCTGACTATCGTCGGCGCAACCCACCTCCCCCGCGGAACGCCTTGACGGTTGACTTGGATGTTGGATCATGGCTACAGGCTTTGTCGCGCGAAGCAGCGACCAGGCCGCCGCATCAAGGACTGGAGTCCGCGGGGATGCAACCAGTGTTGCAATCTACCGAAATGATGCAAATAAACACAAACGAATTTGGTCCTATCAGTGCAGAGAATAGCGCGAGCATTTTTGAGCTGGTGCCCGCAGACCAGAGACCAAGAGTTCGTCAGCTATGGAATCACT TATATGGAGGCTGTGTCGTCTTCAAATCTATGATTGAAATTGGATTTTTCAATCTGTTACAAGGCTCCGCGTCACTTACACAAATGCTATCATCGTCAGCGTGGCATATGAAGAGTTCAAGtaccgaagacgacgagagcAGCATAGATTATGCCAGATACTCTCTGATGGCTACCAGAGCGCTACGGCGTCGACTGGATGACCCCGTTCAAAGGGCCAGTCTAGAGACCATCACAGCAATCCTTGCGTTTGCGGCTTTCGCA AATTTAACTAGCAACCCGCAGCTGATCAACGTTCACCTTGACGGACTTTCTCACGCCATCAGCAGTGTGGGTGGCCTGGCAGCACTCCGGCATTTACCTGTTATTCAAGTAATGATGTATTG GATCGATGTCCGAGGTAGCTATCTGCAGGATAGAAAACCGCGTTATCCACAGCCATATGAAATCCTATCAACAGAGAGTAAAATTCGAGTCGCACCGATGCCCACCGTGGAACAGTTAGGTAGCAATGGCTTGCTAAGCCAAGATCCGGCCGTGAGACACATTTTTGAAGCCATACAGGAGGTCAATTCTCTCATAAATGCTGAAGCATATGCTCTAGGCGATGCATTTTGGCAAAGCGTCCTCTTCCCAGGCTTTCAACTAGCTCCGATCCTTTACGACCTCTTATCACTGCCCCGAGTTACACATGGTATGTCTAGTAAAATCTTAATTCGAAGAGAATGTTTTCGATTAGCTGGTATCCTCTACATTAGCGAAGTTCGCGCAAAATTTGGGATGGATAACACCGGGGCCACCTCATTTGCCCAAAAATTGCTACGCAGCTTAAAGAGCCCCGAGATGCTCAGCTCATGGGAGTCTGATAACTTTTTCTTAATATGGAGTCTCACTATTGGCTCTGTTTCATTATGCGTACCTGAAGCTCTGCGCCTGGAGTTTATGGACATGCTGGCAGAACGCCTAACACATTCACTTCCTGACGTTTTACCGACAGCGTCTCGGTTGTTCATATGa
- a CDS encoding uncharacterized protein (EggNog:ENOG41), which yields MEEHFNTIVAASSQDKGKQPLNIRFLNLTNPNDATKSDALTAIRSHVAKNTHGRKQESRRTRLEIRQYRPATRGNKTNSLWSQEKIGTQLGPENSKFNLPVIPSPQTFVTSHRRNPFQTSFGKISDPESALIDHYITYVIDHGYTDCIHNETEQLLLQNVRSRFVPWSLTERGLQAGLLMAACRSLLTLYPENETYKVSLLKYKSQCIEILRSALSDPDQRISDHTIALALVLSTEEFLSGNVIESRLHGEAILRMVQLRGGFKNLGPEGLLGYLLARSVYNPVFRFVDGPDAIGLVE from the exons ATGGAAGAGCATTTCAACACGATCGTGGCCGCAAGCTCTCAAGACAAAGGGAAGCAGCCGCTAAACATACGGTTTCTCAACCTAACAAATCCAAACGATGCAACTAAATCAGATGCACTCACAGCTATTCGCTCTCATGTGGCAAAAAACACCCATGGTCGCAAACAAGAAAGCCGCCGGACTCGCCTAGAGATCCGCCAGTACCGTCCCGCGACTCGAGGGAACAAGACTAACAGTCTTTGGTCACAAGAGAAGATAGGCACACAGCTTGGCCCGGAAAATTCGAAGTTCAACTTGCCAGTG ATACCCAGCCCACAAACTTTTGTGACATCTCACAGGAGAAATCCATTCCAGACCTCTTTTGGGAAGATTTCTGATCCCGAAAGTGCCTTAATCGATCACT ATATTACCTATGTTATAGACCATGGTTATACAGATTGCATTCATAATGAAACTGAACAATTACTCCTTCAAAACGTCCGATCGCGCTTTGTACCGTGGTCACTCACGGAACGAGGACTCCAAGCCGGGCTTTTAATGGCAGCTTGTCGGAGTCTACTGACATTATATCCCGAAAATGAGACATACAAAGTTTcattacttaaatataagaGCCAATGCATCGAGATACTTCGCTCTGCACTTTCAGACCCCGATCAACGTATCAGTGATCATACTATTGCCCTAGCCTTAGTATTATCCACCGAAGAA TTTCTTTCTGGGAATGTCATCGAATCCCGACTACATGGGGAAGCGATCCTCAGAATGGTTCAACTAAGGGGCGGATTCAAAAATCTTGGTCCAGAGGGCCTACTGGGATACTTACTGGCAAGATCAGTCTATAACCCGGTCTTTCGATTCGTGGATGGTCCTGATGCTATAGGATTGGTAGAATAA
- a CDS encoding uncharacterized protein (EggNog:ENOG41~MEROPS:MER0003280): protein MAATRNIRVALPKSGVNIFYREQSPENPSRTLLLLHGFPSSSHQYRDIIPLLATKYRVIAPDLPGFGFTETPEGFKFTFESLTDVVAEFLDSLSISKFAVYVFDYGAPVGLRLALRRPESVEGIITQNGNAYVEGFGDVWAPIKDFWASKNTSDDRSKIAGAMLNFDITKFQYENGTPDLQTIAPESYTLDYTLLQRPGRTDAQLDLFMDYQNNVPLYEKFQEYFRNSQVPLLAIWGQNDVFFIPAGAHAFKKDLPNATIKLIDAGHFAVESDGALIAKEVAEFLH from the coding sequence ATGGCCGCAACACGGAACATTCGCGTAGCACTACCAAAGAGTGGTGTGAACATTTTTTATCGAGAGCAAAGTCCTGAAAATCCTTCCAGAACTCTTCTACTACTCCACGGTTTCCCGTCGTCGTCACATCAGTATCGCGACATCATTCCATTGCTCGCCACAAAATATCGCGTTATTGCTCCGGACTTGCCCGGTTTCGGATTCACAGAGACTCCTGAAGGTTTCAAATTCACATTTGAATCCCTTACAGATGTTGTCGCTGAATTTTTAGATTCACTTTCTATCTCCAAATTCGCGGTTTATGTCTTTGACTATGGAGCTCCAGTTGGCCTCCGTCTTGCACTACGTCGCCCAGAATCGGTGGAAGGAATTATCACCCAAAACGGAAATGCTTATGTAGAAGGTTTTGGTGACGTCTGGGCACCGATTAAAGATTTTTGGGCTAGCAAGAACACCTCGGATGATCGTTCTAAGATCGCGGGCGCCATGCTGAACTTCGATATTACCAAATTTCAGTATGAGAATGGCACTCCTGACTTACAAACGATTGCACCTGAGTCTTATACGCTGGACTACACTCTATTGCAGCGCCCGGGAAGGACAGACGCGCAGCTTGACCTTTTCATGGATTATCAAAATAACGTTCCACTGTACGAGAAGTTTCAAGAATACTTCCGAAATTCTCAAGTGCCTCTATTGGCAATCTGGGGGCAGAATGATGTGTTTTTTATTCCAGCTGGAGCTCATGCGTTTAAAAAGGACTTGCCCAACGCAACTATTAAACTCATCGATGCAGGCCATTTTGCGGTGGAGAGTGATGGAGCATTGATCGCAAAAGAGGTGGCAGAATTCCTACACTAA
- the AOX1_3 gene encoding Alternative oxidase, mitochondrial precursor (CAZy:AA3), whose protein sequence is MTTQYSGYGSSLPDEFDIIVAGGGSCGCVVAGRLANLDHKLKVLLIEAGESNLNNPWVFRPGIYPRNMKLDSKTASFYESRPSKWLAGRKAVVPCAHVLGGGSSINFMMYTRASASDYDDFQAKGWTTQELLPLMRKHETYQRASQNRDIHGFEGPIKVSFGNYTYPIKDDFLRAAESQGIPVVDDLQDLVTGHGAEHWLKWINRDTGRRSDSAHAYIHATRAAHSNLYLACNTKVDKVIIENGRAVGVQTVPTKFLGQGQPQIRIFRARKQIVVSGGTLSSPLILQRSGIGDPVKLKNAGVNCLINLPGVGLNFQDHYLTFSVFRAKPDVETFDDFIRGDPEVQKRVFDEWHLKGTGPLATNGIDAGVKIRPTEQELKEFESWPTPHFKDGWASYFKDKPDKPVMHYSVISGWFGDHMLMPNGKFFTMFHFLEYPFSRGSTHIKSADPYEAPDFDCGFMNDERDMVPMVWGYIKSRETARRMDSYAGEVENMHPFFDYDSPARAHDMDLATTKAYALPGNLSAGIGHGSWSSPLPAADNIAAANILSSNKVNTRQELKYSSKDIKAIEEWVKRHVESTWHSLGTCSMAPKEGNNIVKHGVLDERLNVHGVKGLKVADLSICPDNVGCNTYSTALLIGEKAAMLVAEDLGYSGEALEMKVPTYNAPGELALQYRL, encoded by the exons ATGACAACGCAATACTCAGGATATGGCAGTTCGCTGCCTGATGAGTTCGATATCATCGTGGCAGGAGGCGGAAGTTGTGGATGTGTGGTGGCGGGCAG GCTGGCCAATTTAGACCACAAACTCAAAGTTCTCTTGATTGAAGCTGGTGAAAGCAATCTCAATAATCCCTGGGTTTTCCGCCCAGGCATCTATCCGCGAAATATGAAACTGGATTCAAAGACAGCCTCCTTCTATGAATCTCGTCCGTCTAAATGGCTTGCTGGTCGCAAAGCCGTTGTACCTTGCGCACATGTTCTTGGAGGTGGTTCATCAATTAACTTCATGATGTACACCCGTGCCTCGGCCTCTGATTACGATGATTTTCAGGCCAAAGGCTGGACAACCCAGGAACTATTGCCTCTCATGAGGAAACATGAGACGTATCAAAGAGCAAGTCAAAACAGAGACATTCATGGTTTTGAAGGCCCAATCAAGGTATCTTTCGGAAACTACACGTATCCGATTAAAGACGACTTCCTTCGAGCTGCAGAGTCGCAAGGTATCCCTGTTGTTGACGATCTCCAAGATCTAGTCACTGGTCATGGCGCCGAGCATTGGCTCAAGTGGATCAACCGAGATACAGGACGGCGAAGCGATAGTGCGCATGCATACATCCACGCCACTCGAGCAGCCCATTCCAACTTATACCTAGCCTGCAATACAAAGGTTGATAAAGTAATCATTGAAAACGGACGAGCTGTCGGCGTGCAGACTGTCCCAACCAAGTTTCTTGGACAGGGCCAGCCACAAATACGTATATTCCGCGCTCGCAAGCAAATCGTCGTATCCGGCGGAACACTATCTTCCCCACTCATTCTACAGAGATCGGGTATCGGCGATCCCGTCAAACTAAAGAATGCAGGCGTCAACTGTTTAATTAACCTTCCCGGCGTGGGGTTAAATTTCCAAGATCATTACTTGACCTTTTCAGTCTTTAGAGCTAAACCCGATGTCGAAACCTTTGACGACTTCATTCGGGGGGACCCTGAAGTTCAAAAAC GTGTTTTTGATGAGTGGCATTTGAAAGGAACAGGCCCTCTCGCAACCAACGGCATCGATGCGGGCGTAAAGATTCGCCCTACGGAGCAAGAATTGAAAGAGTTCGAAAGCTGGCCAACTCCCCATTTTAAAGATGGCTGGGCAAGTTACTTTAAAGACAAGCCGGATAAACCAGTGATGCACTACAGCGTCATATCGGGCTGGTTTGGCGATCATATGTTGAT GCCCAACGGAAAATTCTTTACCATGTTTCATTTCCTAGAATACCCATTCTCTAGGGGTAGTACGCACATCAAGAGTGCTGACCCGTATGAAGCTCCAGATTTTGATTGTGGCTTCATGAATGACGAGCGCGACATGGTACCCATGGTATGGGGATACATTAAATCCAGGGAGACAGCAAGAAGAATGGATTCTTATGCAGGGGAGGTGGAAAATATG CACCCATTCTTTGACTACGATTCACCAGCAAGGGCTCATGACATGGACCTGGCCACAACCAAGGCTTATGCACTTCCTGGTAATCTGTCTGCAGGCATTGGCCACGGAAGCTggtcctctcctcttcccgCGGCCGACAACATAGCTGCTGCCAACATCCTGAGTTCAAACAAGGTCAATACTCGCCAAGAGCTTAAATATAGCTCCAAAGACATAAAAGCTATTGAAGAATGGGTTAAACGCCATGTGGAGAGTACTTGGCATAGCTTAGGTACTTGCTCAATGGCTCCAAAGGAGGGCAACAACATCGTGAAGCACGGTGTGCTTGATGAGCGGCTGAATGTGCATGGTGTTAAAGGCCTCAAGGTTGCCGATCTTAGTATTTGTCCCGACAATGTGGGGTGTAATAC ATATTCAACGGCTCTGTTGATTGGAGAAAAGGCCGCTATGCTAGTAGCAGAGGATTTGGGTTACTCTGGTGAGGCATTGGAGATGAAGGTACCTACTTATAATGCCCCCGGGGAGCTGGCGTTGCAATATCGCCTATGA